One window of Tenacibaculum maritimum NCIMB 2154 genomic DNA carries:
- the carA gene encoding glutamine-hydrolyzing carbamoyl-phosphate synthase small subunit, with amino-acid sequence MKYQSRKKALVLLADGTVFYGKSIGIEGTSKGEICFNTGMTGYQEIFTDPSYFGQLMVATNAHIGNYGINNEEVESEGIKISGLICRNFSFTHSRVASDGNLKTWFEEHNLVAISDVDTRALVSYIRDHGAMNAIISTEVDNIEKLQKELDKIPNMEGLELASKVSTKEPYFVGEENATYKIAALDIGIKKNILRNLVKRDAYIKVYPYNATFEEMSSFKPDGYFISNGPGDPEPLIEAQNVAKEIIKRNLPLFGICLGHQVIALANGISTYKMHNGHRGINHPVKNLITGKGEITSQNHGFAINREETEAHDDVEITHVHLNDNTVAGIRMKSKNVFSVQYHPEASPGPHDAEYLFDQFIENIKKG; translated from the coding sequence ATGAAATATCAATCACGCAAAAAAGCATTAGTTTTATTAGCTGATGGAACTGTTTTCTACGGAAAATCAATAGGAATAGAAGGAACTTCAAAAGGAGAAATTTGCTTCAATACAGGAATGACAGGGTATCAAGAGATTTTTACAGATCCCTCTTATTTTGGGCAATTGATGGTGGCTACTAATGCTCATATAGGTAACTATGGTATTAATAATGAAGAAGTAGAATCAGAAGGAATTAAAATTTCAGGGTTAATCTGCCGTAATTTTAGTTTTACCCACTCAAGAGTAGCCTCTGATGGAAATTTAAAAACTTGGTTTGAAGAGCATAACCTTGTAGCAATTTCCGATGTTGATACTCGTGCGCTAGTATCTTATATAAGAGATCATGGAGCGATGAATGCTATCATTTCTACAGAGGTAGATAATATTGAAAAACTTCAAAAAGAATTGGATAAAATTCCAAATATGGAAGGTTTGGAATTAGCTTCAAAAGTATCTACGAAAGAACCTTATTTTGTAGGGGAAGAAAATGCTACTTATAAAATAGCGGCTTTAGATATTGGTATTAAGAAGAACATTTTAAGAAATTTAGTGAAAAGGGATGCTTATATAAAAGTATATCCTTATAACGCAACTTTTGAAGAAATGAGCTCATTTAAGCCAGATGGATATTTTATATCAAACGGACCAGGAGATCCAGAACCTTTAATAGAAGCACAAAATGTAGCCAAAGAAATTATAAAGAGAAATTTACCATTATTTGGAATTTGCCTAGGACATCAAGTTATTGCATTAGCAAATGGAATATCAACTTATAAGATGCATAATGGGCACCGTGGAATAAACCACCCTGTGAAGAATTTGATTACAGGGAAAGGAGAGATCACTTCTCAAAATCATGGATTTGCTATCAACAGAGAAGAAACCGAAGCTCATGATGATGTTGAAATTACTCATGTTCATTTAAATGATAATACGGTCGCTGGAATTAGAATGAAAAGTAAAAATGTATTTTCAGTCCAGTATCATCCAGAAGCAAGTCCTGGACCTCATGATGCAGAATACTTATTTGACCAGTTTATAGAAAATATTAAAAAAGGGTAG
- the rplQ gene encoding 50S ribosomal protein L17, which yields MRHGKKFNHLGRQASHRKAMLANMACSLIEHKRINTTVAKAKAIRKFIEPLITKSKSDTTHNRRIVFSYLRNKYAVTELFKEISVKVGDRPGGYIRIIKLGNRQGDNAPMAMVELVDYNEIYNPKGKKAKKSTRRGRKKADGSATTETVDVATEETTEE from the coding sequence ATGAGACACGGAAAAAAATTCAATCATTTAGGAAGACAAGCTTCGCATAGGAAAGCGATGTTAGCTAATATGGCTTGTTCTTTAATAGAACATAAACGTATAAATACTACAGTAGCTAAAGCAAAAGCTATTCGTAAATTTATTGAGCCACTTATTACAAAGTCTAAATCAGATACAACTCATAATCGTCGTATTGTATTTAGTTATTTACGTAACAAATATGCAGTAACGGAATTATTTAAAGAGATTTCTGTAAAAGTAGGAGATAGACCAGGGGGATATATTCGTATTATCAAGTTGGGTAACCGTCAAGGAGATAACGCTCCTATGGCAATGGTTGAATTAGTTGATTATAACGAAATTTATAATCCAAAAGGAAAGAAAGCTAAAAAATCTACTCGTAGAGGAAGAAAAAAAGCTGACGGTTCTGCTACAACTGAAACTGTTGATGTTGCAACTGAGGAAACTACAGAAGAATAA
- a CDS encoding DNA-directed RNA polymerase subunit alpha — translation MAILNFQKPDKVIMIESTDFSGRFEFRPLEPGFGLTVGNALRRVLLSSLEGFAITSLRIDGVEHEFSTIQGVVEDITEIILNLKQVRFKKQIEESDRESVSIAISGQEQLTAGDLQKFISGFQVLNPDLVICNMDKSVKINMELTIEKGRGFVPAEENKRAGAPLGTIFTDSIYTPIKNVKYAVENFRVEQKTDYEKLVFDIDADGSINPKDALTEAAKILIHHFMLFSDERITLEADEIAQTETYDEESLHMRQLLKTKLIDMDLSVRALNCLKAAEVDTLGDLVSFNKSDLMKFRNFGKKSLTELEELVINKNLNFGMDLSKYKLDRD, via the coding sequence ATGGCAATTTTAAATTTTCAAAAACCAGATAAAGTAATAATGATAGAATCTACTGATTTTTCAGGAAGATTCGAATTTAGACCTTTAGAACCTGGCTTTGGTCTAACAGTGGGTAATGCTCTAAGAAGGGTATTATTATCTTCATTAGAAGGTTTCGCTATTACATCATTGAGAATTGATGGAGTTGAGCACGAATTCTCAACTATCCAAGGTGTCGTAGAAGACATCACTGAAATTATTTTAAATTTAAAACAAGTACGTTTTAAAAAGCAAATAGAAGAATCTGATAGAGAAAGTGTATCTATCGCTATTTCTGGTCAAGAGCAATTAACTGCTGGAGATTTGCAAAAATTTATTTCAGGATTTCAAGTATTAAATCCAGATTTAGTAATCTGTAATATGGACAAATCGGTAAAAATCAATATGGAGTTAACCATAGAGAAAGGAAGAGGATTTGTTCCAGCAGAAGAAAACAAGAGAGCAGGAGCTCCGTTAGGAACTATTTTTACAGACTCAATTTACACGCCAATTAAGAATGTAAAATATGCTGTAGAAAACTTTCGTGTAGAGCAAAAGACAGATTATGAGAAATTGGTTTTTGATATTGATGCAGATGGTTCTATCAACCCTAAAGATGCCTTAACAGAAGCTGCTAAAATTTTAATTCATCACTTTATGTTATTCTCTGACGAGCGTATTACTTTAGAAGCGGATGAAATAGCGCAAACTGAAACATATGATGAAGAATCATTGCATATGCGTCAGTTATTAAAGACTAAATTGATAGATATGGATTTATCTGTTAGGGCTTTAAACTGCTTAAAAGCGGCGGAAGTAGATACATTAGGAGATTTAGTATCTTTTAATAAAAGCGATTTAATGAAGTTTAGAAATTTTGGTAAAAAATCATTGACAGAGTTAGAAGAGTTAGTGATCAATAAAAACTTAAATTTTGGAATGGATTTAAGTAAATATAAATTAGATAGAGATTAA
- the rpsD gene encoding 30S ribosomal protein S4 — MARYTGPKTKIARKFGEAIFGDDKNFEKRNYPPGQHGNARRRGKKSEYAIQLMEKQKAKYTYGILERQFSNLFKKASASKGITGEVLLQLCEARLDNVVYRLGLANSRSAARQLVSHRHITVNGEIVNIPSYSLKEGDIIAVREKSKSLVAIENALASNSNVYEWLTWNTDQKSGTFVKIPERLQIPENIKEQLIVELYSK, encoded by the coding sequence ATGGCAAGATATACAGGACCAAAAACTAAAATCGCTCGTAAATTCGGAGAAGCAATTTTCGGAGATGATAAAAATTTCGAAAAAAGAAATTACCCTCCAGGACAGCATGGAAATGCAAGAAGAAGAGGTAAGAAATCTGAATATGCTATTCAATTGATGGAGAAGCAAAAAGCGAAGTACACTTACGGTATTTTAGAGCGTCAATTCTCTAACTTATTTAAAAAAGCATCTGCATCTAAAGGAATTACAGGTGAAGTTTTATTACAGTTATGCGAGGCTCGTTTAGATAACGTAGTGTACAGATTAGGACTTGCTAATTCGCGTAGTGCTGCTCGTCAATTAGTATCTCACCGTCATATTACTGTAAATGGTGAAATCGTAAATATTCCATCATACAGTTTAAAAGAAGGTGATATAATAGCGGTAAGAGAAAAGTCGAAGTCTTTAGTTGCAATCGAGAATGCTTTGGCATCTAATAGTAATGTTTACGAATGGTTAACTTGGAATACAGATCAAAAATCAGGAACTTTTGTGAAAATTCCAGAGCGATTACAAATCCCAGAAAACATCAAAGAGCAATTAATCGTAGAATTATATTCTAAGTAA
- the rpsK gene encoding 30S ribosomal protein S11 — translation MAKSNSKKRKVVIESVGEAHVTASFNNIIISLTNKKGDVISWSSAGKMGFRGSKKNTPYAAQLAAEDCAAVAKEAGLRKVKVYVKGPGNGRESAIRSIHNAGIEVTEIIDVTPMPHNGCRPPKRRRV, via the coding sequence ATGGCAAAATCAAATTCAAAAAAACGTAAAGTTGTAATAGAATCAGTTGGTGAAGCTCACGTAACTGCGTCTTTCAACAATATTATTATTTCTTTAACAAATAAAAAAGGTGATGTAATTTCTTGGTCATCTGCTGGTAAAATGGGCTTTAGAGGTTCTAAAAAGAATACTCCTTATGCAGCTCAGTTAGCTGCGGAAGATTGTGCAGCAGTTGCAAAAGAAGCTGGTTTACGTAAAGTAAAAGTATATGTTAAAGGACCAGGAAACGGTAGGGAGTCTGCAATAAGATCTATTCATAATGCAGGTATTGAGGTTACTGAAATCATTGATGTTACTCCAATGCCACACAATGGATGTCGCCCTCCAAAAAGAAGAAGAGTTTAA
- the rpsM gene encoding 30S ribosomal protein S13: MARIAGIDIPKNKRGVISLTYIFGIGRSRAKEILAEANIDESVKVQDWTDEQIAAIREKVGTFTIEGELRSEVQLSIKRLMDIGCQRGIRHRLGLPLRGQRTKNNSRTRKGKRKTVANKKK, from the coding sequence ATGGCAAGAATAGCAGGTATTGATATTCCAAAGAATAAAAGAGGTGTTATTTCTTTAACATATATCTTTGGTATAGGAAGAAGCAGAGCTAAAGAAATTTTAGCAGAAGCAAACATAGATGAAAGTGTAAAAGTACAAGATTGGACGGATGAGCAAATTGCAGCAATTCGTGAGAAAGTAGGTACTTTTACTATTGAAGGAGAGTTACGTTCTGAAGTTCAATTGAGCATCAAACGTTTGATGGATATAGGTTGTCAAAGAGGTATTCGTCATAGACTTGGTCTTCCTTTAAGAGGACAAAGAACTAAGAATAACTCTCGTACAAGAAAAGGTAAGAGAAAAACTGTAGCTAACAAGAAAAAATAA
- the ykgO gene encoding type B 50S ribosomal protein L36, with protein MKVRASIKKRSADCKIVRRKGKLYVINKQNPRFKQRQG; from the coding sequence ATGAAAGTAAGAGCATCAATTAAAAAAAGAAGTGCCGACTGCAAGATTGTACGCAGAAAAGGCAAGTTATACGTGATTAATAAACAAAATCCTAGATTTAAACAAAGACAAGGGTAA
- the infA gene encoding translation initiation factor IF-1, with protein MAKQPAIQQDGTITEALSNAMFRVELENGHIVTAHISGKMRMHYIKLLPGDKVKLEMSPYDLSKARITYRY; from the coding sequence ATGGCTAAACAACCAGCAATTCAACAAGACGGAACCATTACAGAAGCGTTATCAAATGCAATGTTTCGTGTAGAATTAGAAAACGGACATATTGTTACAGCTCATATCTCAGGTAAAATGCGAATGCATTATATCAAATTATTGCCAGGAGATAAGGTAAAGCTGGAGATGAGTCCATACGATTTATCAAAGGCAAGAATTACTTACAGATATTAA
- the secY gene encoding preprotein translocase subunit SecY: MNFINTLKDIWKIEELKNKLLLTLGLITVYRFMATVPLPGIDPLQLAGLKDSTATGLLGILNAFTGGAFARASVMALGIMPYISASIVVQLMGIAVPYLQKLQKDGESGRKKITQITRWLTILITMFQGPGYIALIKNQFGLPESAFLVGGATFWVSSMILLTAGTIFAMWLGERITDKGVGNGISLLITVGIIANFPGAFVQELVSKVTGTGAGGIMMILIELIIWFVVILLTVLLVTAVRKIAVQYARRTAVTNIKDVDGARQYIPLKLNAAGVMPIIFAQAIMFLPVALAQKFPTLSSLQDINGLWYNVIFALLIIIFSYFYTAITIPTNKMAEDLKRSNGFVPGYKPGEETADYLDSILSRITLPGSIFLAALSILPAIIVQFGVTQNWALFYGGTSLIIMVGVAIDTIQQINSYLLNSRYDGLMKTGNSNRKSLK; this comes from the coding sequence ATGAATTTTATAAATACTTTAAAGGACATTTGGAAGATAGAGGAGTTGAAAAATAAACTTCTTTTAACACTAGGTTTAATTACGGTGTATCGTTTTATGGCTACAGTTCCATTACCAGGAATTGATCCATTACAGTTAGCTGGATTAAAAGATAGTACAGCCACAGGTCTTTTAGGAATTTTAAACGCATTTACAGGTGGGGCATTTGCTAGAGCGTCAGTAATGGCACTTGGTATAATGCCTTATATTTCTGCTTCTATTGTAGTTCAGTTAATGGGTATTGCTGTACCTTATTTACAAAAACTGCAAAAAGATGGAGAAAGTGGACGTAAGAAAATTACACAGATTACAAGATGGCTTACAATTCTTATAACTATGTTCCAAGGACCAGGTTATATAGCGTTGATTAAAAATCAATTTGGTTTACCAGAATCGGCTTTTTTAGTTGGAGGAGCTACTTTTTGGGTTTCATCTATGATTCTATTAACAGCAGGTACAATATTTGCAATGTGGCTGGGTGAACGTATTACAGACAAAGGAGTTGGTAATGGAATATCATTATTAATTACTGTTGGTATTATAGCTAACTTCCCTGGTGCATTTGTACAAGAGCTTGTCTCTAAAGTAACAGGTACAGGAGCTGGAGGAATCATGATGATTTTAATAGAGTTAATTATATGGTTTGTTGTAATTTTATTAACTGTTTTATTAGTAACAGCAGTTCGAAAAATAGCAGTTCAATATGCTAGACGTACCGCCGTTACAAACATCAAAGATGTTGATGGAGCAAGGCAATATATTCCATTGAAGCTGAATGCGGCAGGAGTTATGCCAATTATATTTGCACAAGCAATCATGTTTTTACCTGTTGCTTTGGCTCAAAAGTTTCCAACATTAAGTAGTTTACAAGATATAAACGGGTTGTGGTACAATGTAATATTTGCCTTATTAATTATTATCTTTAGTTATTTTTATACGGCAATAACAATCCCAACGAATAAGATGGCAGAAGATTTGAAAAGAAGTAATGGCTTTGTTCCAGGATATAAACCAGGGGAAGAGACGGCTGATTATTTAGATTCAATATTATCTAGAATCACATTACCAGGTTCAATTTTCTTAGCTGCATTATCGATTCTTCCAGCTATAATAGTACAGTTTGGCGTTACGCAAAATTGGGCATTATTTTATGGAGGAACTTCTTTAATTATTATGGTTGGAGTTGCAATAGATACCATTCAACAAATTAACTCATATTTATTAAACAGTCGATATGATGGTTTAATGAAAACTGGGAATAGTAATAGAAAATCATTGAAGTAA
- the rplO gene encoding 50S ribosomal protein L15, with product MSLHNLKPAEGSVKKGKRIARGEGSGKGGTATRGHNGQKSRSGYSRKIGFEGGQMPLQRRVPKFGFTNINRKEYVGVNLDKLQALVDSGKITDTVTLDILVENRLARKNDLVKVLGRGELKAKLNITVHKFTASAKAAIEAAGGEVVTL from the coding sequence ATGAGTTTACATAACTTAAAACCAGCAGAAGGATCTGTAAAAAAGGGGAAAAGAATAGCACGTGGTGAAGGATCTGGTAAAGGAGGTACTGCTACTAGAGGACATAATGGTCAGAAATCTCGTTCTGGATATTCTCGTAAGATAGGGTTCGAAGGAGGTCAAATGCCTCTTCAAAGACGTGTTCCTAAATTTGGATTCACTAACATTAATCGTAAAGAATATGTTGGTGTAAATTTAGATAAATTACAAGCTTTAGTAGATAGCGGAAAAATTACAGATACAGTTACTTTAGATATTTTAGTAGAGAATAGATTGGCTCGAAAAAATGATTTGGTAAAAGTACTAGGCCGTGGAGAGTTAAAAGCGAAATTAAATATCACTGTACATAAATTTACTGCATCAGCAAAAGCAGCTATTGAAGCAGCTGGAGGTGAAGTGGTTACTTTATAA
- the rpmD gene encoding 50S ribosomal protein L30 yields MSKIKITQVRSQIGRFKNQKRTLEALGLRKMNQTVEHEATPSIVGMVNTVKHLISVEEVK; encoded by the coding sequence ATGAGTAAAATTAAAATTACACAAGTAAGAAGTCAAATCGGTCGCTTTAAAAATCAAAAAAGAACGTTAGAAGCATTAGGTTTACGTAAAATGAATCAAACAGTAGAACATGAGGCAACTCCATCTATTGTTGGTATGGTAAATACAGTTAAACACTTAATTTCTGTAGAGGAAGTTAAATAA
- the rpsE gene encoding 30S ribosomal protein S5, with amino-acid sequence MMQGYKNVERVKPSGLELVDKLVGVQRVTKVTKGGRAFGFSAIVVVGDGNGVVGHGLGKSKDVASAIAKAVEDAKKNLVRIPIIDGTLPHEQKGKFGGAKVFIKPASHGTGVIAGGAVRAVLESVGIHDVLSKSQGSSNPHNVVKATFDALLQLRSAATIAKQRGISLEKVFNG; translated from the coding sequence ATTATGCAAGGATATAAAAACGTAGAAAGAGTAAAACCAAGCGGATTAGAGCTTGTAGATAAATTAGTAGGCGTTCAACGTGTTACTAAAGTTACTAAAGGAGGTAGAGCATTTGGTTTCTCTGCTATCGTAGTAGTAGGAGATGGGAATGGAGTTGTAGGTCATGGTTTAGGAAAATCTAAAGATGTTGCTTCTGCAATAGCAAAAGCAGTAGAAGACGCTAAGAAAAACTTAGTACGTATTCCTATTATTGACGGAACATTACCACATGAGCAAAAAGGTAAATTTGGAGGAGCTAAGGTATTTATCAAACCAGCTTCACATGGTACTGGAGTTATTGCTGGTGGTGCAGTACGTGCAGTATTAGAGTCTGTAGGTATTCATGACGTATTATCTAAATCTCAAGGATCATCAAATCCTCACAATGTGGTAAAAGCTACTTTTGATGCTTTGTTACAATTGCGTAGCGCAGCAACAATAGCAAAACAAAGAGGTATTTCTTTAGAGAAAGTTTTTAACGGATAA
- the rplR gene encoding 50S ribosomal protein L18, whose translation MALSKLERRQRIKHRIRKIVTGTATKPRLSVFRSNKEIYAQLIDDVAGVTLASASSRDKEITSSSKAETAAAVGKAIAEKATKAGVDTVAFDRNGYLYHGRVKVLADAAREAGLKF comes from the coding sequence ATGGCATTATCAAAGCTTGAAAGAAGACAACGTATTAAGCATAGAATTAGAAAAATAGTTACTGGTACAGCTACAAAACCAAGATTGTCGGTTTTTAGAAGTAACAAGGAGATTTATGCTCAATTAATAGATGATGTTGCAGGTGTAACATTAGCATCTGCATCGTCAAGAGATAAAGAAATTACATCTAGTTCTAAAGCAGAAACTGCAGCAGCAGTAGGAAAAGCAATCGCTGAAAAAGCTACCAAAGCAGGAGTGGACACTGTTGCTTTTGATAGAAACGGATATTTATATCACGGTAGAGTTAAAGTATTAGCTGACGCTGCTAGAGAAGCTGGTTTAAAATTTTAA
- the rplF gene encoding 50S ribosomal protein L6 — MSRIGKNPVSIPQGVDVNVKENIITVKGKLGELTQTISEGITVNIEDAQVVLERASDSKTHKAQHGLMRSLLNNMIEGVSKGWTKELELVGVGYRASNQGQKLDLALGFSHNIVLELAPEVKVETVSEKGKNPIIKLTSYDKQLVGQVAAKIRGFRKPEPYKGKGVKFVGEVLRRKAGKSA; from the coding sequence ATGAGTAGAATAGGAAAAAATCCAGTTAGCATTCCACAAGGTGTAGATGTAAACGTAAAAGAAAATATAATTACAGTAAAAGGGAAATTAGGAGAGTTAACTCAAACTATTTCTGAAGGAATTACTGTAAATATAGAGGATGCTCAAGTTGTTTTAGAAAGAGCATCTGACAGCAAGACTCACAAAGCACAGCATGGTTTGATGAGATCTTTGCTGAATAATATGATTGAAGGAGTTAGTAAAGGATGGACTAAAGAATTAGAATTAGTCGGTGTTGGTTACAGAGCTTCAAATCAAGGTCAGAAATTAGATTTAGCATTAGGTTTTTCACATAACATTGTCTTAGAATTAGCTCCAGAAGTTAAGGTAGAAACTGTTTCTGAAAAAGGTAAAAATCCAATAATTAAATTAACTTCTTATGATAAGCAATTAGTTGGTCAAGTAGCAGCTAAAATTCGCGGTTTCCGTAAACCAGAGCCTTATAAAGGAAAAGGAGTTAAGTTTGTAGGAGAAGTATTAAGAAGAAAAGCAGGTAAATCTGCATAA